From Synchiropus splendidus isolate RoL2022-P1 chromosome 10, RoL_Sspl_1.0, whole genome shotgun sequence, the proteins below share one genomic window:
- the sumo3b gene encoding small ubiquitin-related modifier 3: MSEEKPKEGVKTENDHINLKVAGQDGSVVQFKIKRHTPLSKLMKAYCERQGLSIRQIRFRFDGQPINETDTPAQLEMEDEDTIDVFQQQTGGSFS; the protein is encoded by the exons ATGTCTGAAGAGAAGCCGAAG GAGGGCGTGAAGACCGAGAACGACCACATCAACCTGAAAGTAGCTGGTCAGGACGGGTCAGTCGTTCAGTTCAAGATCAAGAGACACACGCCTCTCAGCAAGCTCATGAAGGCGTACTGCGAGAGACAG GGACTGTCGATCCGCCAGATAAGATTTAGGTTTGATGGACAGCCGATTAATGAGACGGACACACCTGCACAG CTGGAAATGGAGGACGAAGACACTATTGACGTATTTCAACAACAGACGGGAGGAAGCTTCTCCTAA